One Hyphomonadaceae bacterium BL14 genomic window, TATGGGGTGCGTCCGGTTTGCGGGCAATGAACGGGTGACGCGCATGACCACAATCGCGCAGCAGATCGAGACCGCGCTGACCGCCGCCTTCGCGCCGGCGCAGCTGGCCGTCATCGATGACAGCCATCTCCATGCCGGCCATGCCGGCGCGCGAGAGGGCGGGGAAAGCCATTTCACGGTGGAGATTGTGGCGGACGCCTTCGCCGGTCAGAGCCGGGTGGCGCGCCACCGTCTGGTCAATACCGCGCTGGCCGATCTGCTGGCCGGGCCGGTGCATGCGCTGGTGATTCGCGCGAAAGCGCCGGGGGAGTAGGCGCCAGACTTTGGTCGGCCGCCTTTTCGAACCGCAAAACCGGTGCCCACTTTTGCTGAAAAGGCTTCAGTTTTGGTTTGCCGCCTTTTCGAACCGTAAAACCGGTGCCCACTTTTGCTGAAAAGGCTTCAGTTTTGGTTTGTCGCCTTTTCGAACCGCAAAACCGGTGCCCACTTTTGCTGAAAAGGCTTCAGTTTTGGTTTGTCGCCTTTTCGAACCGCAAAACCGGTGCCCACTTTTGCTGAAAAGGCTCCTAATTCTCCCACCGCCGCGCTTCCTCAATGATGAAGCTGGCGAAGGCGGCGACGCGGCGTGAGCCGCGCAGCTCTTCGGGATAAATCAGATAGGTCTCGAACACCGGCCCACTCGTCTCGGGCAGGATGCGCAGGAGGTTGGCGTTCTCGCGCGCAACGTAGTCGG contains:
- a CDS encoding BolA family transcriptional regulator; its protein translation is MTTIAQQIETALTAAFAPAQLAVIDDSHLHAGHAGAREGGESHFTVEIVADAFAGQSRVARHRLVNTALADLLAGPVHALVIRAKAPGE